The Candidatus Desulfofervidus auxilii DNA segment CTATTACTACACCTTCTGATATTTCCTGGCTGCTTACACTTGGCTTTTCTGATAAATCTATATACAAAGAATCTGTATCTGGATAATATTTCAATTTCATTCTTTAAACCTCCTGTCTGGAAATGGATTATGAAGAATTATTTTATCCTCTAATGTTACTACTCTAAACACTTTGTTGTCAAATTCTTCCACAATACCCCAAAATCTCCATCTATTTTCTTCTTGTTTTTCAACTTTTATGGGATTTTCTATCACTTTTATACACCATTCCTTTTTAATATAAGGTCTTTTTCTTAAAACTTCATTTTCAAAATATTTGCTAAATTTATATTTTTTCATTTCTAACGACCAGGGTCACTTGCCGACATGGAGCGCAGCGGAATACTTGTCTGCCACCGGGCAGAGCGGCCAGGTGGAGCGTTTTGTTAGCCCTTTGATAGTTCATAATAAAGCCGCCGGCCGATACAGTAGAAAATATAAGCCTATTGAAATAAACAATGCCATGTATCCTATTGCAAGAAATTTTGCAGTAAACATTGCTATATTATTTGCACCTTCATGTGTGATATATAATTTATAGGCTATCAGATTTGCCAAAGAGCCAAATAGACTACCAAATCCTCCGGCATTTGAACCCCATAATAATGCCTGCCAATTTGATGTGAATTTTGCAACCAATAGTGTTGCTGGAACGTTACTCATGACCTGGCTTGCCAATGCTGACAATAGAAATATATGCCCTGAATGGGTTATTTCAGAAGCCAGTATACTTTTTAGACTGTCCGCGATCCCAAAAAAGAAAAAGAAACTAAAGAGTAGCGCATAATCAACATATAAGGCTTTTCGGTCAAATATGAGTGCAAAAAATATGACAGCAACTCCAGTTAAAAGAGGAAGAACATGAAAGACCGTTAAAAGAATAACAATAAATAAAACCCCATAGACATATGCCTTTTTATTGATTTTCTGTATTTGGTCTTCCTTTAAATCTTTTTGGATTACAACAAAGAGCGAAGAGACCGTCAGCAATCCAAGAAAAACCAAAGAAAATGGGAAAATCGTCTTTATGAATGTGCAAGGATGAATACCGTAAAACCAGTAAATATAAAGATTTTGAGGATTACCAATTGGTGTTAATGCAGAACCAGAATTGGCCGCTAATGCCTCCAAAATAACCAGTATATCTTTTCTATTTATGTTAAGCGATAACGTAAGCGGAACAATGACCATTAACACAATATCATTTGTTACTAACATGGACAAGAAAAAGGTTGCCAGTACTAGTTTTAGGGGTATGACTTTACCCTTTTCTATGCTTTGGGCTATTTTTAAGAGCAACCCACCTTTCTGTAAACCATTTACTGTAATGAACAAGACAAACAGGATAAACAGAACCTGTAGCTCATCGATTGAATAGATCGGAAGATGTTTTGTATAAATGGATAACAGCGCAAAACCCACACCCGAAGCAATTAACAGCCATTCTTTTAGGACAAAATCAATGAATATTACTTGAGGTTTCAATCATCCTCCCGTTGTCTGCTGATATGAGGGCTAACGCCTAAGCTCACCTGCCGCTATGGAGCGCAGCGGAATACCTGTCTGCCACCGGGCAGAGCGGTTAAGTGCACTCGCTTGTTAGGCGGATCACCACTCCGTCCAACATTAGCTATTTCTCAATCTATGGAATAGGAGTTACCCACCCCATCTCAGCACCACCTGGGTCGCGAATCATAGCAACACGGCCAACACCGGGAACTTCCCAAGGCCCTTTTATCAGCTCGCCGCCACAGGTTTGCATTCTACCGATTGCATCATCAAGATCATCAACGTGGATGTATGTTATCCAACGGTCGGGTTCGCCATTACCTTTGTTGTTATCCAATGTGAGTACCCCGCAAACTGGTTTACCCGATGACAAGCCGATCCAATAAGTACCACCTGTTGGCATTTTTTCCGCACGGAAATTCCATCCGATGGTTTCTCGATAGAAAGCAATAGCCTCATTGGCATTGTGCGTTTGAAGTTCAATCCAGTTGAATTCTCCATGAGTAGTCATCATTTCTCTCCACACCTAACGATCAAGCTCAGCGTCGAGCTGTATAGCCCGTCCGCTGGAATGATTTGTTAGGAATTTATTTCTTTTTTATCAATCTTTCGTAATCATCATGATTTCCAATCCAAAACCATACCACCAAATCTTTTTCATAAAGACATAATGCCCTATATCCCTTCGTAATCCTTAATGACCATATCTCTTCTTCTGAATTTCCACACTTGAAATGTAATGAAGGATGAAATGGATTCTCTTTCCATAATTTAATGCCTTTCTCGCCTGTTTCTTTATCTCTTCTTCAAGCTTTTCGTAATGTCTCCAAAATGATGGTAATGTCTTGGATTTCATAATTTATCGTAATCAAAATCTTCTATCTTACCTTCTGCTATCTCTTTTCTTACCTGTTTAGCTATTTTAGATAATTCTTCTTGTGAATTTTTAAATAAAAGATCCCATTTAATTTCATCATATAATTCTGTAATATATTCATACAAATGATTTAACACCTGTTCTTGTTTATCTTTAGGTAAAGATTCAATCATTTTAGTAATAGTTATCAATGTAGCTGAGCGCATTGTTTACTCCTTCCATTTTGACTTGGACTTTTATTTTAAAATTTTTCAATCTAACGCCAAAGCTCAGCGGCCCGCCGTAAGGCAGGTCCGCTGGAGTGGGTTGTTATGTGCTTCTTCTACAATTCATTTTCCCTAATACCAGCAACCTTCATAAAGTGTTTGAGAAGTCCAATCTTTAATGGTTTATTTCCGTGAATGGGAACAGAAAGGCGGACAGGCGTTCCTTCCTTAACATAAATATGGTGGCTACCACTAACTCTTCGTAATTCCCACCCTTTCTTTTCAAGGAGTTTCGCAAAATCTTTTCCAGATATTGCCTTCAAACTGCTATCTCCAAAACTTTATCTTTTTCCGTTATCGTGATATCCTTCATATCTATAGATAAACACCCCTCAACAGCCTCATAAATATTTCTCAAAAGTTCGTCAAATGTTTCACCTTGGGTAGCACATCCAGGTATAGAGGGAACCTCTGCCCAGTATCCCCCTTCCTCTGCTTCATGAATAATTACCTTCAGTTTCATACGTTTATCTCCCTTTTTATTTTATCACATAACGACCAAGCTCAGCGGCCCGCCGTAAGGCAGGTCCGCTCATATACCTCTTTTCCAAAATTTAGTATTAGTATATCTTTTTTATTATATATGTTATCAGATAATTACAAATTTTGCTATTTATTGACCTAACGACTAAGCTCACCTGCCGCTATGGAGCAAGCCCGAAGGGCGCAGCGGAATGGCGGTCAAGTGCACCCAATTGTTCGACTCTTCTCTACAGATTCCCAGATATTATATCTTGCATAATTTGAAATTGTAATGTGTTTTTCCGAGTCTTTGGCTCCAAAAAGTCTCTCATATCAGCAAAAATTTTATCTAGATTAGCTAAATCGGAATCGGTATATATCAGTACAAATATTCCGTATTTTCTAAAAAAGGCTTTATGCTTCTCCATTTCCTTCTCAAAATTATTTTTAGCTATTTCATTAATTTCTTTCTGAGAAAGACCTTGCGTTTTGGCAATATATCCGTGCGATGACCAGGGAGAGAGTTCAAAACCTATTTTATTAAGTTCAATAGGATCAATAATAGTGAAGTCTAAACGATATAAATGCTTAAAACTTAATCCACCATATCGAAATTCTGGTATAAGTAATGGTATATTTTCAGGAGCCAGACTAGATAGAACATAGTCTCTATAAAGAGCTGCAAGTTCATACTCATATTTAGAACCACTATTTCTAACTAAAACATTAAGAAAAAAATTTAAATATTCGTCAACGGAACTAAATTTTATTCGTTCATTTTTTCCCGGAATAACCAATCCGGTTTCCATAACATGTCCAATGGACCAATATAATGGCTTAAAGTGTCGAATCTCACTTTTGTCATTCTCCCATTGAGATATTTGGATATTAAAACGAGGCGTCACTAATAAACCATAATTAGCATTATTTTGGCCAATCCATATTGCCGCATCTTCTACCCTAGGTCTTTTTTTGGAAAGTGCCTCGTAATTTCGTAAATAAGTTCGCTTTAAAAAAAGATAAATGTATTTTTGCAACTTTGTCGATGATTGCAATAACTTAAAATTTCTATGGTGGGCAGAATGTGGATTCTTTTTAGCCATCTCTTTAAATCCAGAAAGATATAAAGAGATAAAGTGGTCAGGAGAATGAATAACTTCGTTTTTTATATCAATATAGTCTGCAAATTTACCGCCAAAGATGCCATTTAGAGAATAAACTGATTTTATGCCAGTTTCTTCCAAAACACTTGGCAATAACTCTTTCAATTTTTCATTCAGTTCTTTAATTAATTTATTTCTAGCTGTTTTTTCAGGATCACGTTTTGCCATGATTTTAGTCGAATAACCAAGCTCACCTGACGCTATGGAGCGCCAGCGAAATAGCGGTCAGGTGGAGCGCATTGTTAGCAATCCTATTGTGATAACCAAGCCCAAAAACTCATCGGAGACCATCCCCCAGATGGAGTTGCAGGCCTTGCTGGTCTTGCGGGGCGTGCAGGACGCGCAGGCCTAGCAGGACGAGCAACTCTTGCTGCACGCGCAGGTCTAGCGGGACGAGGGATGCCGGATACTCTTTCTTTTGGATTCCAAGCAACAACTCGTCCCGTTTGGTCAAAACACAGTAAACCCAAAACAGGTCCTAACCAATTGCCAGTTTCCGATGACCATGCGTGCCCATTAGATATATATGCAACCCAATTCATATTCGTGTCAAATATATGTTTCATTGGCTCTATCCATCCAACAAGCTCACAGTTTTTATCAAAGAGTGGTTTCATATTTGGTTAACTCCTTTGCAATTAATCAAATATATCACAAACTGGACATTTCCAGTTCGTGCCATCTGGTCTCTGGGGATGATTTTTATTATCAAGCTTTTTGCCCCTCCAAAATCGTGATAATTTTGACATTCCTTCTCAAAAGCAGCTTTTGGAGATGTTGCATAACTAAATTTGAATTTCTTATATTCGCCAACCCAGTCCTTTAAACGGTCGTTAAGATCACTATCTGAGCGGCCAACATATGAAACATAGAATGTTCC contains these protein-coding regions:
- a CDS encoding SLC13 family permease codes for the protein MKPQVIFIDFVLKEWLLIASGVGFALLSIYTKHLPIYSIDELQVLFILFVLFITVNGLQKGGLLLKIAQSIEKGKVIPLKLVLATFFLSMLVTNDIVLMVIVPLTLSLNINRKDILVILEALAANSGSALTPIGNPQNLYIYWFYGIHPCTFIKTIFPFSLVFLGLLTVSSLFVVIQKDLKEDQIQKINKKAYVYGVLFIVILLTVFHVLPLLTGVAVIFFALIFDRKALYVDYALLFSFFFFFGIADSLKSILASEITHSGHIFLLSALASQVMSNVPATLLVAKFTSNWQALLWGSNAGGFGSLFGSLANLIAYKLYITHEGANNIAMFTAKFLAIGYMALFISIGLYFLLYRPAALL
- a CDS encoding VOC family protein codes for the protein MMTTHGEFNWIELQTHNANEAIAFYRETIGWNFRAEKMPTGGTYWIGLSSGKPVCGVLTLDNNKGNGEPDRWITYIHVDDLDDAIGRMQTCGGELIKGPWEVPGVGRVAMIRDPGGAEMGWVTPIP
- a CDS encoding type II toxin-antitoxin system HicA family toxin — protein: MKAISGKDFAKLLEKKGWELRRVSGSHHIYVKEGTPVRLSVPIHGNKPLKIGLLKHFMKVAGIRENEL
- a CDS encoding type II toxin-antitoxin system HicB family antitoxin; the protein is MKLKVIIHEAEEGGYWAEVPSIPGCATQGETFDELLRNIYEAVEGCLSIDMKDITITEKDKVLEIAV
- a CDS encoding topoisomerase, whose amino-acid sequence is MAKRDPEKTARNKLIKELNEKLKELLPSVLEETGIKSVYSLNGIFGGKFADYIDIKNEVIHSPDHFISLYLSGFKEMAKKNPHSAHHRNFKLLQSSTKLQKYIYLFLKRTYLRNYEALSKKRPRVEDAAIWIGQNNANYGLLVTPRFNIQISQWENDKSEIRHFKPLYWSIGHVMETGLVIPGKNERIKFSSVDEYLNFFLNVLVRNSGSKYEYELAALYRDYVLSSLAPENIPLLIPEFRYGGLSFKHLYRLDFTIIDPIELNKIGFELSPWSSHGYIAKTQGLSQKEINEIAKNNFEKEMEKHKAFFRKYGIFVLIYTDSDLANLDKIFADMRDFLEPKTRKNTLQFQIMQDIISGNL
- a CDS encoding 4-fold beta flower protein, which encodes MKPLFDKNCELVGWIEPMKHIFDTNMNWVAYISNGHAWSSETGNWLGPVLGLLCFDQTGRVVAWNPKERVSGIPRPARPARAARVARPARPARPARPARPARPATPSGGWSPMSFWAWLSQ